A window from Musa acuminata AAA Group cultivar baxijiao chromosome BXJ3-10, Cavendish_Baxijiao_AAA, whole genome shotgun sequence encodes these proteins:
- the LOC103974457 gene encoding putative pentatricopeptide repeat-containing protein At5g52630 yields the protein MRTPKTPSLYSIYSFHRLHCTTYFPLSFTHLTTLLTDSTVTQTSNPRHATQIHSHLITTNSLPIPFLHTQLINLYAKCGQLEQAVLTFRTTQHCSNVVTWTSLITHLSHSHHPLEALSLFAQMKRSGPGPNPHTFSAVLPACAAAGSHATGRQVHALAHKHGVVSDVYVASALADMYAKCGDMGDSQRMFDEMTLRNLVSWNALIVGFVRNKMYHRATEAFRELLADQSLSPDQVSFSSVLSACANGDGIDFGRGVHGHTVKLGMAPTLEYVRNSLIDMYSKCGCLEDAMKLFDSCSERDVVTWNVMMMGWIQSDRMENACNCFRAMIREGISPDEASFSTVLHALARLASWGQGAAIHTLIVKTGFASNRCVGSSLISMYAKCGGLEDAYRSFEEAEDRTNVVAWTAMITAFQQHGHGDDVIQLFEQMLGEGVEPDYITFVSVLSACSHNGLVDQGFKYFDSMSHKVTPGSEHYACMVDMLGRAGRLDEAKRFIETMPIRPDSSVWGALLGACRNCRNLELGDEVARRLFEIEPDNAGNYVLLSNMYAYHGRLEEAKEVRRRMESAGLRKETGCSWIDVWNQTYVFTVHDRSHDETEQIYEMLGRLKELAKAKGYVPDTQFAINDAEENKEESMWYHSERLALSFGLISLPVNAPIRIKKNLRTCGDCHTVMKLVSEIFQRKIILRDANRFHQFADGLCSCKDYW from the coding sequence ATGAGAACCCCGAAAACCCCTTCACTGTATTCCATCTACTCATTCCATCGTCTTCATTGCACAACCTACTTCCCTCTCTCTTTCACCCATCTCACCACCCTCCTCACCGATTCCACCGTAACACAAACATCCAACCCGAGGCATGCCACGCAGATCCACTCCCACCTCATCACCACCAACTCCCTCCCCATCCCCTTCCTCCATACCCAGCTCATCAACCTCTATGCCAAGTGTGGCCAACTCGAACAAGCCGTGCTCACCTTCCGAACCACCCAGCACTGCAGCAACGTCGTCACCTGGACCTCCCTCATCACCCACCTCTCCCACTCCCACCACCCCCTCGAGGCCCTATCCTTGTTCGCGCAGATGAAGAGGTCAGGCCCCGGCCCCAACCCCCACACCTTCTCCGCCGTCCTGCCGGCCTGTGCCGCGGCTGGCTCCCATGCCACTGGCCGACAGGTGCACGCTCTCGCTCACAAGCACGGCGTCGTGTCCGACGTCTACGTGGCAAGCGCACTGGCCGATATGTACGCCAAATGCGGCGACATGGGGGATTCTCAAAGAATGTTCGACGAAATGACCCTGAGAAATCTCGTTTCTTGGAACGCGCTGATCGTGGGGTTCGTGCGCAACAAGATGTACCACAGGGCGACGGAGGCTTTCCGGGAGCTGCTTGCGGATCAGTCCTTGAGCCCGGACCAAGTCAGCTTTTCTAGCGTTCTGAGTGCGTGCGCCAACGGTGACGGCATAGACTTCGGTAGAGGGGTGCATGGCCACACTGTCAAGCTTGGGATGGCGCCCACGTTGGAGTACGTCAGGAACTCGCTCATCGACATGTACAGCAAATGCGGGTGCTTGGAAGACGCCATGAAGTTGTTCGACAGCTGCAGCGAAAGAGATGTCGTGACCTGGAACGTTATGATGATGGGTTGGATCCAAAGTGATCGGATGGAGAATGCTTGCAACTGTTTCCGAGCTATGATAAGGGAGGGGATTTCCCCGGACGAGGCCTCGTTTTCCACCGTCCTCCATGCCTTGGCCAGACTAGCTTCATGGGGCCAGGGCGCAGCAATTCATACCTTGATAGTGAAAACCGGGTTCGCTAGCAACAGATGCGTCGGGAGCTCGCTGATCTCCATGTACGCCAAATGCGGTGGCTTGGAAGACGCATACCGATCCTTCGAGGAGGCAGAGGACCGCACGAACGTGGTCGCTTGGACAGCCATGATCACAGCATTCCAGCAACACGGGCATGGAGACGACGTCATCCAACTATTCGAGCAAATGCTTGGTGAGGGTGTCGAACCGGATTACATCACATTTGTTAGCGTCCTTTCGGCGTGCAGTCACAACGGGCTTGTCGATCAGGGATTCAAGTACTTCGATTCCATGTCTCACAAAGTGACACCGGGGAGCGAGCACTACGCTTGCATGGTCGACATGCTGGGCCGAGCCGGCCGCTTGGATGAGGCGAAACGGTTCATCGAGACAATGCCCATCAGGCCTGATTCATCGGTGTGGGGCGCTCTGCTTGGAGCCTGTAGGAACTGCAGGAACCTGGAACTCGGCGACGAAGTTGCTCGAAGGCTGTTCGAGATCGAACCGGACAACGCCGGTAACTACGTGTTGCTTTCGAACATGTATGCGTACCATGGACGGTTGGAAGAAGCCAAGGAGGTGAGGAGAAGGATGGAGTCGGCTGGGCTGAGGAAGGAGACGGGATGCAGCTGGATCGATGTGTGGAACCAGACGTACGTGTTCACGGTGCATGACCGATCGCACGACGAGACGGAGCAGATTTATGAGATGTTGGGGAGGCTGAAGGAGCTGGCGAAGGCGAAGGGTTACGTGCCTGATACACAATTCGCCATTAATGACGCAGAAGAGAACAAGGAGGAGAGCATGTGGTATCACAGTGAGAGGCTTGCGCTCTCGTTCGGGCTGATAAGCTTGCCTGTGAATGCACCCATTCGGATCAAGAAGAACCTGAGGACCTGTGGGGACTGTCACACGGTTATGAAGCTTGTTTCGGAGATCTTCCAACGAAAGATCATCCTAAGGGATGCAAATCGATTTCATCAGTTTGCTGATGGTTTGTGCTCTTGCAAGGATTATTGGTGA